Proteins encoded together in one Streptomyces sp. TLI_171 window:
- a CDS encoding glycoside hydrolase family 5 protein: MRVRRSAAALLLTAAVLGTVSAGPPADRGPFDARKVAATTLADGRTAFTDHHGRVLDLRGFNLDKYDETTEADLRELAGHGFGLIRIAVSWARLEPTRGHYDRAQLARLRQLLDWAGKYRLYAVVDFHQDVYGQYFVGGTGGAPAWATRDDGLPFTPDPDDWFAGYFQPAVQAAFRHLYDDPDLRRAQSELYTTVARELRGERALLGYDLFNEPFGPVDGDPADPAVLAAAAAELEQGRLAGMYRRLIAAVRQVDRDAWLFVEPTVLVGQGVPTRLPAFTDLRRGPDHLGYAPHFYDTAVEAGRDWDPAGGFVEAYTAAVTAYPRSHRLPVLVGEWGPPSAATPGNAELIRRQVTAMRTFAAAWTMWYWCHGAGGYCALTPDGRPAPGYEPVFTTN, translated from the coding sequence GTGCGCGTCCGCCGCTCCGCCGCCGCCCTGCTGCTCACCGCCGCCGTCCTCGGCACCGTCTCCGCGGGCCCGCCCGCCGACCGCGGCCCCTTCGACGCCCGCAAGGTCGCCGCCACCACCCTCGCCGACGGCCGCACCGCGTTCACCGACCACCACGGCCGGGTCCTCGACCTGCGCGGCTTCAACCTCGACAAGTACGACGAGACCACCGAGGCCGACCTGCGCGAACTCGCCGGCCACGGCTTCGGCCTGATCCGGATCGCCGTCTCCTGGGCCCGACTGGAACCCACCCGCGGCCACTACGACCGCGCCCAGCTCGCCCGGCTGCGCCAACTCCTGGACTGGGCCGGCAAGTACCGCCTGTACGCGGTCGTCGACTTCCACCAGGACGTCTACGGCCAGTACTTCGTCGGCGGGACCGGCGGCGCCCCCGCCTGGGCCACCCGCGACGACGGCCTGCCCTTCACGCCCGACCCGGACGACTGGTTCGCCGGCTACTTCCAGCCCGCCGTCCAGGCCGCCTTCCGCCACCTCTACGACGACCCCGACCTGCGCCGCGCCCAGTCCGAGCTGTACACCACCGTCGCCCGCGAACTGCGCGGCGAGCGCGCCCTGCTCGGCTACGACCTGTTCAACGAGCCGTTCGGCCCCGTCGACGGCGACCCCGCCGACCCGGCCGTCCTCGCCGCCGCGGCCGCCGAGCTCGAACAGGGCCGGCTCGCCGGGATGTACCGCCGGCTGATCGCCGCGGTCCGCCAGGTCGACCGCGACGCCTGGCTGTTCGTCGAACCCACCGTCCTGGTCGGCCAGGGCGTCCCCACCCGGCTGCCCGCCTTCACCGACCTCCGCCGCGGCCCCGACCACCTCGGCTACGCCCCGCACTTCTACGACACCGCCGTCGAAGCCGGCCGGGACTGGGACCCGGCCGGCGGTTTCGTCGAGGCCTACACCGCCGCCGTCACCGCCTACCCGCGCTCCCACCGGCTGCCCGTCCTGGTCGGCGAATGGGGCCCGCCCTCCGCCGCCACCCCCGGCAACGCCGAACTGATCCGCCGCCAGGTCACCGCCATGCGCACCTTCGCCGCCGCCTGGACCATGTGGTACTGGTGCCACGGCGCCGGCGGCTACTGCGCCCTCACCCCGGACGGCCGCCCCGCCCCCGGCTACGAGCCCGTCTTCACGACGAACTGA
- a CDS encoding TetR family transcriptional regulator produces the protein MTTEPRREQLLNAADRVVQREGPSASMNAIAAEAGITKPILYRHFGDRNGLIGALTERHTAGLLAAVRAALNEPLERRDRVEHVLDVYLAAIESRPQVYRLLTHPEPGDPTGAGNALAPALRQIAEEITRAIQQQIDLGQEAPLLSETWGRSITGMVLAAGDWWLETRPCSRARMVQALADLLWGRLSAAADLPPMLAAPEA, from the coding sequence ATGACCACCGAACCCCGCCGCGAACAACTGCTCAACGCCGCCGACCGGGTCGTCCAGCGCGAGGGCCCGAGCGCCAGCATGAACGCGATCGCCGCCGAGGCCGGCATCACCAAGCCCATCCTGTACCGCCACTTCGGCGACCGGAACGGCCTGATCGGCGCGTTGACGGAACGTCACACGGCCGGCCTGCTGGCCGCCGTCCGGGCCGCGCTCAACGAGCCGCTGGAGCGCCGCGACCGGGTCGAGCACGTCCTGGACGTCTACCTCGCCGCGATCGAGTCCCGCCCGCAGGTGTACCGGCTGCTCACCCACCCCGAGCCCGGCGACCCGACCGGCGCGGGCAACGCCCTCGCGCCCGCGCTGCGGCAGATCGCCGAGGAGATCACCCGCGCCATCCAGCAGCAGATCGACCTCGGCCAGGAGGCGCCGCTGCTCTCCGAGACCTGGGGACGCTCGATCACCGGCATGGTGCTGGCCGCCGGCGACTGGTGGCTGGAGACCCGCCCCTGCTCGCGCGCCCGGATGGTGCAGGCGCTCGCCGACCTGCTCTGGGGCCGACTGTCCGCCGCCGCCGACCTGCCCCCGATGCTCGCCGCCCCGGAGGCCTGA
- a CDS encoding acyl-CoA dehydrogenase family protein, whose product MTTFSLDPGPDQIAVRDWLHGFAADVIRPAAAEWDEREETPWPIIQEAAKLGIYSLDFYAQQFFDPSGVGIPIAMEELFWGDAGIALAITGTTLAAVAVLANGTDEQIGTWAPQMFGTPEDVKVAAFCSSEPDAGSDVSALRTRAVYDQAKDEWVLNGTKTWATNGGIAHVHVVVAAVDPELGSRGQASFLIPPGTKGLSQGQKFKKHGIRASHTAEVVLDDVRIPGHCLLGGKEKLDARLARAREGAKGGGKNAAMATFEASRPAVGAQAIGIARAAYEVALDYAKTRVQFGKPIIENQGVAFQLADMKTRIDASRLLVWRASWMAVNNQPFTNAEGSMSKLYAGETAKFVTAQAMQILGGNGFTREYPVERMHRDSAIYTVFEGTSEIQRLVIARAISGAPIR is encoded by the coding sequence ATGACCACCTTCTCGCTCGACCCCGGGCCGGACCAGATCGCCGTCCGCGACTGGCTGCACGGCTTCGCCGCCGACGTCATCCGGCCCGCCGCCGCCGAGTGGGACGAGCGCGAGGAGACCCCCTGGCCGATCATCCAGGAGGCCGCCAAACTGGGGATCTACTCGCTCGACTTCTACGCCCAGCAGTTCTTCGACCCGTCCGGCGTCGGCATCCCGATCGCCATGGAGGAACTGTTCTGGGGCGACGCCGGCATCGCGCTGGCCATCACCGGCACCACGCTGGCCGCCGTCGCGGTGCTCGCCAACGGCACCGACGAGCAGATCGGCACCTGGGCGCCGCAGATGTTCGGCACCCCTGAGGACGTCAAGGTCGCCGCGTTCTGCTCCTCCGAGCCCGACGCCGGATCCGACGTCTCCGCGCTGCGCACCCGCGCCGTCTACGACCAGGCCAAGGACGAATGGGTGCTCAACGGCACCAAGACCTGGGCCACCAACGGCGGCATCGCGCACGTCCACGTGGTGGTCGCCGCCGTCGACCCCGAACTCGGCTCCCGCGGCCAGGCCTCCTTCCTGATCCCGCCCGGCACCAAGGGCCTGAGCCAGGGTCAGAAGTTCAAGAAGCACGGCATCCGCGCCTCGCACACCGCCGAGGTGGTGCTCGACGACGTCCGCATCCCCGGCCACTGCCTGCTCGGCGGCAAGGAGAAGCTCGACGCCCGCCTGGCCCGCGCCCGCGAAGGCGCCAAGGGCGGCGGCAAGAACGCCGCGATGGCCACCTTCGAGGCCTCCCGCCCCGCCGTCGGCGCGCAGGCCATCGGCATCGCCCGGGCCGCGTACGAGGTCGCCCTCGACTACGCCAAGACCCGCGTCCAGTTCGGCAAGCCGATCATCGAGAACCAGGGCGTCGCCTTCCAGCTCGCCGACATGAAGACCCGCATCGACGCCTCCCGGCTGCTGGTCTGGCGCGCCTCCTGGATGGCCGTCAACAACCAGCCCTTCACCAACGCCGAGGGCTCGATGTCCAAGCTCTACGCCGGCGAGACCGCCAAGTTCGTCACCGCGCAGGCCATGCAGATCCTCGGCGGCAACGGCTTCACCCGCGAGTACCCCGTCGAGCGGATGCACCGCGACAGCGCCATCTACACCGTCTTCGAGGGCACCAGCGAGATCCAGCGCCTGGTCATCGCCCGCGCCATCTCGGGGGCGCCGATCCGCTGA
- a CDS encoding maleylpyruvate isomerase N-terminal domain-containing protein translates to MTQVRELYLGVADTAARLLAAPEVAEGWHRPSALAEFSVQGLAGHLAGQVFFIPEVLAEPVPAEPAIPLHEYYARVSWIGSDLDTPFNRAIRSGGEQEAAEGPAALSGRVAACAEELRGVLPSAPNRPVRRPTWGPWSISLDDFVTSRLLELVIHCDDLAYSVGLPTPEFPTAAVEIVVDVLSRIALRRHGATDVLRALSRSERAPASVSAL, encoded by the coding sequence GTGACGCAGGTACGCGAGCTCTACCTGGGCGTGGCGGACACGGCGGCGCGGCTGCTGGCCGCTCCGGAGGTGGCGGAGGGCTGGCACCGGCCGTCCGCGCTGGCGGAGTTCAGCGTGCAGGGGCTGGCGGGCCACCTGGCCGGGCAGGTGTTCTTCATCCCCGAGGTGCTGGCGGAGCCGGTGCCCGCGGAGCCCGCGATCCCGCTCCACGAGTACTACGCGCGCGTGAGCTGGATCGGCTCGGACCTCGACACGCCGTTCAACCGGGCGATCCGGTCCGGCGGCGAGCAGGAGGCGGCCGAGGGCCCGGCCGCGCTGTCCGGGCGGGTGGCGGCGTGCGCCGAGGAGCTGCGCGGCGTGCTGCCCAGCGCGCCGAACCGACCGGTCCGCCGCCCGACCTGGGGTCCGTGGTCGATCAGCCTGGACGACTTCGTCACCAGCCGCCTGCTGGAGCTGGTGATCCACTGCGACGACCTCGCGTACAGCGTCGGGCTGCCGACGCCGGAGTTCCCGACCGCCGCGGTCGAGATAGTGGTGGACGTGCTGTCGAGGATCGCCCTGCGACGCCACGGCGCGACCGACGTGCTGCGCGCGCTCAGTCGCAGCGAACGCGCACCGGCCTCCGTCTCCGCGCTGTAG
- a CDS encoding enoyl-CoA hydratase/isomerase family protein — translation MSASPALDRPGPADVELPTGAEGLRCWVGADRVATLLLDRPARRNAVTGAMWRSLPGVLADLAARADVRALLLTGAADTFSAGADIAELAEVYADPASADAYHAQNVAAEEALAAFPHPTLAVIRGACVGGGCQLAVACDLRFAAEDARLGITPAKLGVVYPAVPTVRLAALVGPARAKYLLFSGELVPAVRAERFGLLDEVLPPGRLASRAREFAQLLTRRSPQTIGAAKAALAVAPSAAAAALAPWERASRTAPDVREGLAAFLDRREPKF, via the coding sequence ATGTCCGCCAGCCCCGCTCTCGACCGCCCCGGCCCGGCGGACGTCGAACTGCCCACCGGCGCCGAGGGGCTGCGCTGCTGGGTGGGCGCCGACCGGGTGGCGACGCTGCTGCTGGACCGGCCGGCGCGGCGCAACGCGGTGACCGGTGCGATGTGGCGGTCGCTCCCGGGCGTGCTGGCCGACCTGGCGGCGCGCGCGGACGTCCGGGCGCTGCTCCTGACGGGTGCGGCGGACACCTTCTCGGCGGGCGCGGACATCGCCGAACTCGCCGAGGTGTACGCCGATCCGGCGAGCGCGGACGCCTACCACGCGCAGAACGTGGCGGCCGAGGAGGCGCTGGCGGCGTTCCCGCACCCGACCCTGGCGGTGATCCGGGGCGCCTGCGTGGGCGGCGGCTGCCAGTTGGCGGTGGCCTGCGACCTGCGGTTCGCCGCCGAGGACGCCCGGCTGGGCATCACCCCGGCGAAGCTCGGCGTGGTCTACCCGGCGGTCCCCACCGTCCGGCTGGCCGCCCTGGTCGGTCCGGCCCGGGCCAAGTACCTGCTGTTCTCGGGCGAGTTGGTCCCGGCCGTCCGCGCGGAACGCTTCGGCCTGCTGGACGAGGTCCTTCCGCCCGGCCGGCTCGCGTCCCGGGCCCGGGAGTTCGCCCAGCTGCTGACCCGTCGCTCGCCGCAGACCATCGGCGCCGCCAAGGCCGCCCTGGCGGTCGCCCCGTCCGCCGCGGCCGCCGCCCTGGCGCCCTGGGAGCGCGCCTCCCGCACCGCCCCGGACGTCCGCGAGGGCCTCGCCGCCTTCCTGGACCGCCGCGAACCGAAGTTCTGA
- a CDS encoding GNAT family N-acetyltransferase, whose product MYAVALAEDAELRPLEPWQAQEFLEHMDRGRAGIDPFIPWATRTTDLDSARATLQLFADKQCADTGRLYGIWLDGTLVGGVMFVKFDAKQGVCEIGVWSEPAGQGRGLVTAAVRHLLDYALVERGLYRAEWWNSTVNVRSRATAQRLGMTLDGTMRGATEHLGERLDLEVWSMLAPEWEKARGAA is encoded by the coding sequence ATGTACGCCGTCGCGCTCGCCGAGGACGCCGAGCTCCGCCCGCTGGAGCCGTGGCAGGCCCAGGAGTTCCTGGAGCACATGGACCGGGGCCGGGCCGGCATCGACCCGTTCATCCCCTGGGCGACCCGCACCACGGACCTGGACTCGGCCCGCGCGACACTGCAGCTGTTCGCCGACAAGCAGTGCGCCGACACCGGCCGGCTGTACGGGATCTGGCTGGACGGGACGCTGGTCGGCGGCGTGATGTTCGTGAAGTTCGACGCCAAGCAGGGCGTGTGCGAGATCGGCGTCTGGTCGGAGCCGGCCGGGCAGGGCCGGGGCCTGGTCACCGCGGCCGTCCGCCACCTGCTGGACTACGCGCTGGTCGAGCGCGGCCTGTACCGCGCGGAGTGGTGGAACTCGACGGTCAACGTGCGCAGCCGGGCCACCGCGCAGCGGCTCGGCATGACGCTGGACGGCACCATGCGGGGGGCCACCGAGCACCTCGGCGAGCGCCTGGACCTGGAGGTCTGGTCGATGCTGGCGCCGGAGTGGGAGAAGGCCCGCGGCGCGGCTTGA
- a CDS encoding TetR/AcrR family transcriptional regulator — MTPPARGDHEARRRDVSEAVWRVLAARGFGGLTLRAVAAELDASTGLLTHYFPNKRALVAHALEVLDRQTADRRRPATEAAAPARGLALLRAALLDNLPVDGPATAGNRIWVGSWDPALADPELTAEHAERYRRGRRRVTELCAEAQQLGELPAAEPPADLAARAQAFTLGLIVQALFAPAEFPAARQRALLDAFLADLATGRGPGGSDGAGSAGEPAAR, encoded by the coding sequence ATGACACCACCCGCCCGAGGCGACCACGAGGCCCGGCGACGCGACGTCTCCGAGGCGGTCTGGCGGGTCCTCGCCGCCCGCGGCTTCGGCGGCCTCACCCTGCGCGCGGTGGCCGCCGAACTCGACGCCTCCACCGGGCTGCTCACCCACTACTTCCCCAACAAGCGCGCCCTGGTCGCCCACGCGCTGGAAGTCCTGGACCGGCAGACCGCCGACCGGCGCCGCCCCGCCACCGAGGCCGCCGCCCCCGCCCGGGGCCTGGCCCTGCTGCGCGCCGCCCTGCTCGACAACCTGCCGGTGGACGGCCCCGCCACCGCCGGCAACCGGATCTGGGTCGGCTCCTGGGACCCGGCGCTCGCCGACCCCGAGCTCACCGCCGAACACGCCGAGCGCTACCGCCGCGGCCGCCGGCGGGTGACCGAACTCTGCGCCGAGGCCCAGCAGCTGGGCGAGCTCCCGGCGGCCGAACCGCCGGCCGACCTGGCGGCCCGGGCCCAGGCCTTCACCCTCGGACTGATCGTCCAGGCGCTGTTCGCCCCGGCCGAGTTCCCGGCCGCCCGCCAACGCGCGCTGCTGGACGCGTTCCTGGCGGACCTGGCGACGGGTCGCGGACCAGGGGGGAGCGACGGGGCGGGGAGCGCAGGGGAGCCGGCGGCGCGGTGA
- a CDS encoding single-stranded DNA-binding protein, translated as MGEALVTMAGNAASNVTYRETAGGVAVANFRLAATERRYDRERGEWVDGETTWATVVAWRGLAANVLGSVNKGDPVVVSGRLRVREWGEEGHRRLEVEIDARSVGHDLSRGTAVFRRAVEPKCAPGQGDSEVERPAAAERAGAGGSRPVRLVEEAVPEWIVAAVARHRAGAAGGAAGADGASGVTEAAGQGGSDVAQEVLN; from the coding sequence ATGGGCGAGGCGCTGGTGACGATGGCCGGTAACGCGGCCTCGAACGTGACGTACCGGGAGACCGCGGGCGGGGTGGCGGTGGCGAACTTCCGGCTCGCGGCGACGGAGCGGCGCTACGACCGGGAGCGGGGCGAATGGGTCGACGGCGAGACCACCTGGGCGACGGTGGTGGCCTGGCGCGGGCTCGCGGCGAACGTGCTCGGCTCGGTGAACAAGGGGGACCCGGTGGTGGTGAGCGGCCGCCTGCGGGTGCGCGAGTGGGGCGAGGAGGGGCACCGGAGGCTGGAGGTCGAGATCGACGCCCGTTCGGTCGGGCATGACCTGTCCCGCGGCACCGCCGTCTTCCGGCGCGCGGTGGAGCCGAAGTGCGCGCCGGGGCAGGGGGATTCGGAGGTCGAGCGGCCGGCGGCGGCGGAGCGCGCCGGCGCGGGCGGGTCCCGTCCGGTGCGCCTGGTGGAGGAGGCGGTGCCCGAGTGGATCGTGGCGGCGGTGGCCCGGCACCGGGCGGGGGCGGCCGGCGGGGCGGCCGGGGCCGACGGGGCGAGCGGGGTCACCGAGGCTGCGGGGCAAGGAGGTTCGGATGTGGCGCAGGAGGTTCTGAACTGA
- a CDS encoding Cys-Gln thioester bond-forming surface protein, with product MLASGLTVGAGLLASGAAAAADGPSGVTAKLEGGIRYGEKIEHEVRPGRWLPVTAGQFSLKVVGSDTTLQVYCIDLLNDTLKDATYHETDWASTSLSQPEKVKAKAGPKIQWILEHSFPNVDEVALGKASGIDGLTKDDAAAATQIAIWHFSDPNVPTKQSDDHEKAKKFTDWLIAQAEAKGGAEEPKPSLALNPGSVAGKSGDLVGPITVTTGGGADNVAVGLDKKGTDAGLTLVDKNGAPVKTAKNGSQLFAKVPAGAAAGTATVTADATATINLGRAFVGDDNGKHSQTLILAGSDKVKVNALATLAWAPKGPIPAATAKVDCTQGAVVVTASNKGDQDWTFTVGGKTVTVKPGATQDVTLPVAEDTAYKFTVTGPGGFSQTFSGVLNCKTDSNTLPPTSASPVPSPSPTGPELASTGGGMGTGVTAGLAGALLVAGGAAVYGLRRRGRHSRS from the coding sequence ATGCTCGCGTCGGGTCTCACCGTCGGCGCGGGGCTGCTCGCGTCCGGTGCGGCGGCTGCTGCTGACGGCCCGTCGGGTGTCACGGCGAAGCTCGAAGGCGGCATCCGGTACGGGGAGAAGATCGAGCACGAAGTGCGCCCCGGTCGCTGGCTCCCGGTCACCGCCGGGCAGTTCAGCCTGAAGGTGGTCGGCAGTGACACCACGCTGCAGGTCTACTGCATCGACCTGCTCAACGACACGCTCAAGGACGCCACGTACCACGAGACCGACTGGGCCTCGACCTCGCTCTCCCAGCCGGAGAAGGTCAAGGCCAAGGCCGGCCCGAAGATCCAGTGGATCCTCGAGCACTCCTTCCCGAACGTCGACGAAGTCGCGCTCGGCAAGGCGTCCGGCATCGACGGCCTGACCAAGGACGATGCCGCCGCAGCCACCCAGATCGCGATCTGGCACTTCTCCGACCCGAACGTGCCGACCAAGCAGAGCGACGACCACGAGAAGGCCAAGAAGTTCACCGACTGGCTGATCGCCCAGGCCGAGGCCAAGGGCGGCGCCGAGGAGCCCAAGCCCTCCCTCGCCCTCAACCCCGGCTCGGTGGCCGGCAAGAGCGGTGACCTGGTCGGCCCGATCACCGTCACCACCGGCGGCGGCGCCGACAACGTCGCGGTCGGCCTGGACAAGAAGGGCACCGACGCGGGTCTCACCCTCGTCGACAAGAACGGCGCACCGGTGAAGACCGCCAAGAACGGCTCCCAGCTGTTCGCGAAGGTCCCGGCCGGCGCCGCCGCGGGCACCGCCACCGTCACCGCGGACGCCACCGCCACGATCAACCTCGGCCGGGCCTTCGTCGGCGACGACAACGGCAAGCACAGCCAGACCCTCATCCTGGCCGGCAGCGACAAGGTCAAGGTCAACGCCCTCGCCACGCTCGCCTGGGCGCCCAAGGGCCCGATCCCGGCCGCCACGGCCAAGGTCGACTGCACCCAGGGCGCGGTCGTCGTCACCGCCAGCAACAAGGGCGACCAGGACTGGACCTTCACCGTCGGCGGCAAGACCGTCACCGTGAAGCCCGGTGCGACCCAGGACGTCACCCTGCCGGTCGCCGAGGACACCGCGTACAAGTTCACGGTCACCGGTCCCGGCGGTTTCTCGCAGACCTTCAGCGGCGTGCTGAACTGCAAGACCGACAGCAACACCCTGCCGCCGACCAGTGCGAGCCCGGTTCCGTCGCCGAGCCCGACCGGCCCTGAACTGGCCTCCACCGGTGGCGGCATGGGCACCGGCGTCACCGCCGGCCTGGCCGGCGCGCTGCTGGTCGCCGGCGGCGCCGCGGTCTACGGCCTGCGCCGTCGCGGTCGCCACAGCCGCTCCTGA
- the ettA gene encoding energy-dependent translational throttle protein EttA codes for MAEYIYTMRKVRKAHGDKVILDDVTLSFLPGAKIGVVGPNGAGKSTVLRMMAGLDQPSNGDAFLSPGFTVGMLQQEPPLDESKTVLENVEDGVKETKAKLDRFNEIAELMATDYSDALLDEMGKLQEDLDHANAWDLEAQLEQAMDALGCPPGDWPVTKLSGGEKRRVALCKLLLEQPDLLLLDEPTNHLDAESVNWLEQHLEKYPGTVVAVTHDRYFLDNVAEWILELDRGRAYPYEGNYSTYLETKQTRLKVEGQKDAKRAKRLKEELEWVRSNAKGRQAKSKARLARYEEMAAEADKMRKLDFEEIQIPPGPRLGSVVIEVDKLGKAFGEKVLIDDLSFTLPRNGIVGVIGPNGAGKTTLFKMLQDLETPDSGTVKVGETVKISYVDQTRSNIDPKKTLWEVVSDGLDWINVGQVEMPSRAYVSAFGFKGPDQQKPAGVLSGGERNRLNLALTLKQGGNLLLLDEPTNDLDVETLSSLENALLEFPGCAVVISHDRWFLDRVATHILAYEGESKWFWFEGNFESYEKNKVERLGADAARPHRATYKKLTRG; via the coding sequence GTGGCGGAATACATCTACACCATGCGCAAGGTGCGCAAGGCACACGGCGACAAGGTCATCCTTGACGACGTGACGCTCAGCTTCCTCCCCGGGGCGAAGATCGGCGTCGTCGGCCCCAACGGCGCCGGTAAGTCGACCGTGCTGCGGATGATGGCCGGCCTGGACCAGCCCTCCAACGGCGACGCGTTCCTCTCGCCGGGCTTCACCGTCGGCATGCTCCAGCAGGAGCCGCCGCTGGACGAGTCCAAGACGGTCCTGGAGAACGTCGAGGACGGCGTCAAGGAGACCAAGGCCAAGCTCGACCGGTTCAACGAGATCGCCGAGCTGATGGCGACCGACTACTCCGACGCGCTGCTCGACGAGATGGGCAAGCTCCAGGAGGACCTGGACCACGCCAACGCCTGGGACCTCGAGGCCCAGCTGGAGCAGGCGATGGACGCGCTGGGCTGCCCGCCCGGCGACTGGCCGGTCACCAAGCTGTCCGGTGGCGAGAAGCGCCGCGTCGCGCTCTGCAAGCTGCTGCTGGAGCAGCCCGACCTGCTGCTGCTCGACGAGCCCACCAACCACCTGGACGCCGAGTCGGTGAACTGGCTGGAGCAGCACCTGGAGAAGTACCCCGGCACCGTCGTCGCCGTCACCCACGACCGGTACTTCCTGGACAACGTCGCCGAGTGGATCCTGGAGCTCGACCGCGGCCGCGCCTACCCGTACGAGGGCAACTACTCCACCTACCTGGAGACCAAGCAGACCCGTCTCAAGGTCGAGGGCCAGAAGGACGCCAAGCGCGCCAAGCGGCTCAAGGAAGAGCTGGAGTGGGTCCGCTCCAACGCCAAGGGCCGCCAGGCCAAGTCCAAGGCCCGCCTCGCCCGCTACGAGGAGATGGCGGCCGAGGCCGACAAGATGCGGAAGCTGGACTTCGAGGAGATCCAGATCCCGCCGGGCCCGCGTCTGGGCAGCGTCGTCATCGAGGTCGACAAGCTCGGCAAGGCCTTCGGCGAGAAGGTCCTGATCGACGACCTCAGCTTCACCCTGCCGCGCAACGGCATCGTCGGCGTGATCGGCCCCAACGGCGCCGGCAAGACCACGCTGTTCAAGATGCTCCAGGACCTGGAGACGCCGGACAGCGGCACCGTCAAGGTCGGCGAGACCGTCAAGATCAGCTACGTCGACCAGACCCGGTCCAACATCGACCCGAAGAAGACCCTGTGGGAGGTCGTCTCCGACGGCCTCGACTGGATCAACGTCGGCCAGGTCGAGATGCCGTCCCGGGCGTACGTCTCCGCGTTCGGCTTCAAGGGCCCGGACCAGCAGAAGCCGGCCGGCGTGCTCTCCGGCGGTGAGCGCAACCGCCTGAACCTGGCGCTGACCCTCAAGCAGGGCGGCAACCTGCTGCTCCTCGACGAGCCGACCAACGACCTCGACGTCGAGACGCTGTCCTCGCTGGAGAACGCGCTGCTGGAGTTCCCCGGCTGCGCCGTGGTCATCTCCCACGACCGCTGGTTCCTGGACCGGGTGGCCACCCACATCCTCGCCTACGAGGGCGAGAGCAAGTGGTTCTGGTTCGAGGGCAACTTCGAGTCCTACGAGAAGAACAAGGTCGAGCGCCTCGGCGCCGACGCGGCCCGCCCGCACCGCGCGACGTACAAGAAGCTGACCCGCGGCTGA
- a CDS encoding thioesterase family protein, whose amino-acid sequence MARHIYPCPLRWSDMDAFGHVNNVVFLRYLEEARIDFMFTQAAEAGAGEFAGGSVVARHEIDYKRPLVHRPEPVTIETWVTKIGGASLTVSYEIKDVAADGTETIYVTASTVVVPYNLAEGRPRRISPVEREFLSRFMDEQPAGCAA is encoded by the coding sequence GTGGCACGCCACATCTACCCCTGCCCCCTGCGGTGGTCCGACATGGACGCCTTCGGCCACGTCAACAACGTGGTCTTCCTGCGTTACCTGGAGGAGGCCCGGATCGACTTCATGTTCACCCAGGCCGCCGAGGCCGGCGCCGGGGAGTTCGCGGGCGGGTCGGTGGTGGCGCGCCACGAGATCGACTACAAGCGCCCGCTGGTGCACCGCCCCGAGCCGGTCACCATCGAGACCTGGGTGACGAAGATCGGCGGCGCCTCGCTGACCGTCTCCTACGAGATCAAGGATGTCGCCGCGGACGGCACCGAGACGATCTACGTCACCGCCTCCACCGTGGTCGTCCCCTACAACCTCGCCGAGGGCCGGCCGCGCCGGATCAGCCCCGTGGAGCGCGAGTTCCTCAGCCGCTTCATGGACGAGCAGCCCGCCGGCTGCGCCGCCTGA
- a CDS encoding globin, whose translation MTDTGRDTDTAQEETFYDQVGGEATFRRLVHLFYQGVAQDELLRPMYPEQDLGPAEERFALFLMQYWGGPRTYSDHRGHPRLRMRHAPFQVDRAAHDAWLKHMRAALDQLALPAEADRELWNYLTYAAASMINTAG comes from the coding sequence GTGACTGACACCGGGCGCGACACCGACACCGCACAAGAGGAGACCTTCTACGACCAGGTCGGCGGCGAGGCCACCTTCCGCAGGCTGGTCCACCTCTTCTACCAGGGCGTCGCCCAGGACGAGTTGCTCCGCCCGATGTACCCCGAGCAGGACCTCGGCCCCGCCGAGGAGCGCTTCGCGCTGTTCCTGATGCAGTACTGGGGCGGCCCGCGCACCTACAGCGACCACCGCGGCCACCCCCGGCTGCGGATGCGGCACGCCCCGTTCCAGGTCGACCGGGCCGCCCACGACGCCTGGCTGAAGCACATGCGCGCCGCCCTCGACCAGCTCGCGCTGCCCGCCGAGGCCGACCGCGAACTCTGGAACTACCTGACGTACGCGGCCGCCTCGATGATCAACACCGCCGGCTAG